The Candidatus Binataceae bacterium region AAACCCACGATCGAAGGAGCGGCGGCCGCCTACGCTTATATTCGCGCCGCCGCGGCGATGGCGGTAGCGGGCGAGGCGGCGGCGCTGGTGACCGCTCCAATCAGCAAGGAATGGCTCAATCGCGCCGGCTATCATTTTCCCGGCCATACCGAACTGCTGGCCGAAATAGCAGGCGTGCGGCGCTTCCGCATGATGTTCACCAGCGGCCACTTGTGCTTGGCATTGGCCACCGTTCATATCGGCTTGGCCGAGGTCCCGGCGCGGCTTAATCCCGAGCTGGTTTTTGATACGATCGATTTGCTGGCGGAGCACTTGCGGACCCACTATGGCATGTCTTGTCCAAAAGTTGCGGTGCTGGGGCTCAACCCGCACGCCGGCGAGGGCGGGCTCTTTGGTCGCGAAGAAATTGACGCCATTCAGCCCGCCATCGCACGTGCTCGAGCGCTCGGGATCGACGCCCTGGGACCGTTGCCGCCCGATACCGCCTTCGTGCGCCAGGCCGGCCGCTTCCGCTTTGACGGCGCGGTAGCGATGTATCATGACCAGGGGTTGATTCCGATCAAGATGCTGGATTTCGATCACGCGGTTAATGTCACCCTGGGCTTACCCTGGGTGCGCACTTCACCCGATCACGGCACCGGCTACGACATCGCCGGACAGGGACGGGCGCGCGCCGACAGTATGCTGGCCGCCATTCGCTTCGCCGCGCAGGCCGCCGCCCGCCGCGAACGCGCGGTGGCGTGAGGCCGCTGGCGATGGCCGATCGAATCGTTATCAAGGGCGCCCGCCAGCACAATCTCAAGAACCTGGATCTGGAAATTCCGCGCGACCGGCTGGTGGTGATTACCGGGCTGTCGGGCTCGGGCAAGTCCTCGCTGGCCTTCGACACTATTTACGCCGAAGGGCAGCGCCGCTACGTGGAATCGCTCTCCGCCTACGCACGCCAGTTTTTGGAGCAGATGGAAAAGCCCGACGTCGATTCGATCGAAGGGCTGTCGCCGGCCATCTCGATCGAACAGAAGACCACCTCACGCAATCCGCGCTCGACCGTCGGCACGATAACCGAGATTTACGACTATTTGCGCCTGCTGTTCGCGCGCGTGGGGCAAGCCTTTTGCTACAATTGCGGGCGCGAAATCACTACTCAGAGCGTGCAGCAGATAGTGGACCAGATCATGGCCTGGCCGGAGGGGACCCGCCTGTTCGTGCTGGCCCCGATCGTGCGTGGGCGCAAGGGCGAGTATCGCAAAGAGTTGCGCGACTTGCGCCGCGCCGGCTTCGTGCGCGTCAAGATTGACGGCGAACTGCGCGATCTGGCCGAAGATTACGAACTCAACAAAAATCAGCGCCATACCATCGAGGTAGTGGTCGATCGGCTGGCTATCCACAAGGGGATCGAAAAGCGACTGGCCGATTCGCTGGAGGTGGCCTTCCGCTACGGCCAGGACCTGCTCAAGATCGAACGAGCCGAGCGAGCCGACACGGCGATATACTTCAGCCAACGCTTTGCCTGCGTGGAATGCGGGATCTCATATCCTGAGATTGCGCCGCGCATGTTCTCTTTCAACAGCCCGCACGGGGCCTGTCCGGGCTGCTCGGGGCTGGGCTCGACGATGTATTTCGATCCCGAACTGGTGGTACCCGATCCCGAGCTGAGCCTGGCCGACGGCGCAATCGCGCCCTGGAGTTCGCACAGTTCGATGCAGCCGCTGTTGGAGGCGCTGGCGGCCCATTACCGCTTCACGCTGGCGCAGCCCTGGAAGAGCTTGCCCGCCAAGGTGCGCAAGGTGTTGTTGGAAGGGTCGGGCGCAGAGGAGCTCGAACTAGGCCAGCGCCACAGTTACCGGCGTCCGTTCGAGGGGGTGCTGGCCTGGTTGGACCAACGTTACAAGGAAACCACTTCCCCCAGCGTGCGCGAGGCCTTGGAGGGTTACATGAGCTTGCGCCGATGCCCTCAATGCAACGGGGCGCGGCTCAAGCGCGAGAGCCTGTTTGTCAAGGTCGGAGGCAAGTCGATAAGCGAAGTGGCGGCGCTGGCGGTCAAGCAGGCGGCGGAATTTTTTGCTCAGCTCAAGCTCAATCGCCAGCAAGCGGAAATCGCCCGCTTGATTTTGAAGGAAATAAACGAGCGACTGAGCTTCCTCATCAACGTAGGGCTGGATTATCTGACCCTGGATCGCGCCGCCGCCTCGCTATCGGGCGGCGAAGGCCAGCGTATCCGCTTGGCCACCCAGATCGGATCCAGCCTGGTGGGCGTGCTGTACATATTGGACGAACCCTCGATCGGACTGCATCAGCGCGACAATCAGCGCCTACTGGCGACTCTCAAGCGATTGCGCGATTTGGGCAATACGGTGGTGGTGGTGGAACACGATCGCGACACCATGCTGGCGGCCGATTATTTAATCGATATGGGGCCCGGCGCCGGCGCTCATGGCGGAGAGGTGGTGGCGCAGGGCACGCCGGCGGAGGTGATGCGCGCGCCGGCCTCGCTGACTGGGCGCTATTTGACTGGCGAGCGCGAAATCGCAACTCCCGCGCGCCGGCGGCCGTTGGGGCCGCGCTATTTGATTTTGCGCGGCGCGCGGGAGAATAACCTGCGCAATTTAACCGTGACTTTTCCGCTGGGGGTTATCACTTGCGTGACCGGGCTATCGGGCTCGGGTAAATCTACCTTAGTGTTGGATACTCTCTATCGCGCGCTGGCGCAAAAGCTCCATCACAGTCACGAGCGCGCGGGCAGCTACCAAAGTTTGGAGGGAGTCGAGCATCTGGACCGGGTGGTGCACGTGGATCAGAGCCCGATTGGGCGCACCCCGCGCTCCAACCCAGCCACTTACACTGGGCTGTTTGCCCATATCCGCGATCTGTTTGCTCAATTGCCCGAGGCGCGGATGCGGGGGTACGGGTCGGGACGCTTTTCTTTCAACGTCAAGGGCGGGCGTTGCGAGGCTTGCCAAGGTGACGGCATCATAACCATAGAGATGCATTTTTTGCCCGATGTATATGTCACTTGTGAGGTGTGCGGGGGTAAGCGCTACAATCGGGACACGCTGGAGATTCAATACAAAGGACGCAATATCGCCCAAGTGCTAGATATGACAGTGGCGGATGCGATCGATTTTCTGGGCAGTGTGCCGCCAATTCGACAGAAGTTGGAAACCCTACGTGACGTAGGTCTGGACTACATCCATCTGGGCCAGTCGGCGACCACCCTTTCGGGCGGCGAAGCGCAGCGTATCAAGTTGACCAAGGAGTTGGCGCGGCGCGCCACCGGGCGCACGTTATACATACTGGACGAACCAACTACCGGCTTGCATTTCGAGGATGTGCGCCGGCTATTGGATGTACTCGGTCGGCTGGCTGACAACGGCAACACGATCATTATCATTGAGCACAACCTGGACGTGATTAAGACCGCCGACTATGTAATCGACCTGGGGCCCGAGGGCGGGGACCGAGGAGGGGAAATCGTTTTTGCCGGCAGTCCCGAGGCGCTTGCAGCCGACCGAGCTTCCTACACCGCTGAGTTCCTGCGCCAAGCGTTGACCCAACGGGCCGCGGCCTGAAGCTGGCGCTTTCGCCAGCATCGCTTGCCAGATGGAAAGACAACCAATCAGCGTCTTTCTGGTCGAGGACCATACCTTGGTTCGCCAGGCTTTGCGCCGGCTGATCGAGGCGGCGGGAATCGTGGTTGCCGGCGAAGCCGCCGGCGCGGAGGGCGCGTTGGCTGAAATTCGCCGGCTCAAGCCCGACTTGGCCATAGTGGACCTCTCGCTGCCGGGCGCCAGCGGTGTGGAGGTGACGCGTCAAACCGCAGCGTTGGGACAGGCCACCCGGGTTCTGATCCTGAGCATGTTCGCTGACGAGGAGCACCTGCGCCGGGCGCTGGAGGCGGGCGCCAGCGGTTATGTACTCAAGGACACCAGCGCCGAGGATCTGGTGCGGGCAATTCACTGCGTCAACGGTGGCGAGGCCTTTTTCAGCCCCAAAGTAGCGGCCTTTATCGCCGCCAGCCATCGCCAGTCGGCTCAGACTCCCGGTTCCGGCGTAGTCCGACTCAG contains the following coding sequences:
- the pdxA gene encoding 4-hydroxythreonine-4-phosphate dehydrogenase PdxA; protein product: KPTIEGAAAAYAYIRAAAAMAVAGEAAALVTAPISKEWLNRAGYHFPGHTELLAEIAGVRRFRMMFTSGHLCLALATVHIGLAEVPARLNPELVFDTIDLLAEHLRTHYGMSCPKVAVLGLNPHAGEGGLFGREEIDAIQPAIARARALGIDALGPLPPDTAFVRQAGRFRFDGAVAMYHDQGLIPIKMLDFDHAVNVTLGLPWVRTSPDHGTGYDIAGQGRARADSMLAAIRFAAQAAARRERAVA
- the uvrA gene encoding excinuclease ABC subunit UvrA; translation: MADRIVIKGARQHNLKNLDLEIPRDRLVVITGLSGSGKSSLAFDTIYAEGQRRYVESLSAYARQFLEQMEKPDVDSIEGLSPAISIEQKTTSRNPRSTVGTITEIYDYLRLLFARVGQAFCYNCGREITTQSVQQIVDQIMAWPEGTRLFVLAPIVRGRKGEYRKELRDLRRAGFVRVKIDGELRDLAEDYELNKNQRHTIEVVVDRLAIHKGIEKRLADSLEVAFRYGQDLLKIERAERADTAIYFSQRFACVECGISYPEIAPRMFSFNSPHGACPGCSGLGSTMYFDPELVVPDPELSLADGAIAPWSSHSSMQPLLEALAAHYRFTLAQPWKSLPAKVRKVLLEGSGAEELELGQRHSYRRPFEGVLAWLDQRYKETTSPSVREALEGYMSLRRCPQCNGARLKRESLFVKVGGKSISEVAALAVKQAAEFFAQLKLNRQQAEIARLILKEINERLSFLINVGLDYLTLDRAAASLSGGEGQRIRLATQIGSSLVGVLYILDEPSIGLHQRDNQRLLATLKRLRDLGNTVVVVEHDRDTMLAADYLIDMGPGAGAHGGEVVAQGTPAEVMRAPASLTGRYLTGEREIATPARRRPLGPRYLILRGARENNLRNLTVTFPLGVITCVTGLSGSGKSTLVLDTLYRALAQKLHHSHERAGSYQSLEGVEHLDRVVHVDQSPIGRTPRSNPATYTGLFAHIRDLFAQLPEARMRGYGSGRFSFNVKGGRCEACQGDGIITIEMHFLPDVYVTCEVCGGKRYNRDTLEIQYKGRNIAQVLDMTVADAIDFLGSVPPIRQKLETLRDVGLDYIHLGQSATTLSGGEAQRIKLTKELARRATGRTLYILDEPTTGLHFEDVRRLLDVLGRLADNGNTIIIIEHNLDVIKTADYVIDLGPEGGDRGGEIVFAGSPEALAADRASYTAEFLRQALTQRAAA
- a CDS encoding response regulator transcription factor, translating into MERQPISVFLVEDHTLVRQALRRLIEAAGIVVAGEAAGAEGALAEIRRLKPDLAIVDLSLPGASGVEVTRQTAALGQATRVLILSMFADEEHLRRALEAGASGYVLKDTSAEDLVRAIHCVNGGEAFFSPKVAAFIAASHRQSAQTPGSGVVRLSPREREILRLIALGKTGKEIAQVLDIAPGTVETHRRRLMGKLGVAKVAELTLYAVRQGIITPERT